The genome window CCACAATCGACCGCCACAGAGGACTCTTTGCACCACCGCCGATAAGCCGGATCTCCCGGGCTTTAAATTGAAGCTTTTTAAAAGATTCAAGGCCAATACGCATTCCAAAGATAGCCGATTCAAGGGTAGCCCGGGCGATATTCTCACGCCTAAAATTCGCCTGGGTCAGCCCCAAAAGACTTGCCCTTCCGTTGGGAAGGTTCGGCGTTCGCTCCCCGTTAAAGAAAGGAAGCACCACAACCCCCTCAGCGCCAATCGGGGCCGCAGCCGCCACGGTATCAAATTCCCGCACATTCATCCCAAAGAGTTGGCGGAACTCTTCGCTGGCCACGGTACAGTTCATGGTACACAGAAGAGGCAACCACCCACCGGTAGAAGAACAGAAGGCCGCCAGATTCCCCTCGGGATCTACCACAGGACTATCGGAATATCCATAGAGGGTCCCTGAAGTCCCCAGGCTCATAGTTAAAAAGCCGTCTTCCACCGTCCCCGTCCCGATGGCCCCCATCATGTTATCTCCCCCACCTGAAGCAACCAGGGCTCCTTCGGGGATACCATATTTCTTTGCCGCCTCCGCCGAAACGGTTCCAGCCATAGCGTGACTTTCAATAAGGGGCGGTAAATATTCAATAAGATGAGGATCAATAAGGGCACATATTTTTTCAGACCATCGACGATTACGAACATCAAAGAGGGCTGTCCCCGACGCATCACCGTATTCGGCTACATAATTTCCCGTTAAAAGGAAATTAAGGTAATCATGGGGCAACAGAACATGGCGCAATTTCGCATACAGTTCCGGCTTATGCTTTTTAAGCCAATAGATTTTGGGGGCCGTGTACCCCGGTAACATCAAGAGCCCCGTCTCTTTTAAAAGAGCCGCTTCTCCCCCCGCAGCCGCCGTCAGTTCTTCACATTCCTTCGCCGTAGAGGTATCACACCAGAGCTTTACCTGATACAGGGGTTTCCCTTCTCCATCGAGAGGAACAAAGCCATGCTGTTGTCCCGATACCCCCAGGGCGACAATGCTCGCCCGATTTTCGGGGCTAATCTGGTTAAAACACTGCCGCAGGGCATTATCATACCAGTCCGCTTCTTGTTCCCGACTTCCATCGTTGCGGGCTATCAACTCAAGTGGAGCACTCGCTTTTTGGACCACCCTTTTTTGCTCATAGTCGTACACCACCACTTTGCAACTTTGGGTTCCCAAATCAATTCCACAGACCGTTTTCATGAACCATCCCCCTTACTTCCTGGTTATACCATACGGGGCTTTTCGTCAAAACACCATATGTCTGATTGACCTAACATATCTATTATTGATATTTTTTAGATATGAAATTGAAAGATGCGGTGTACGTCTATCGCTTGGTAGGGGGAGACCGCCTCGCTTGGCATGGACGCTATCATGCCCACAACCGGGGAGAATACGAATTCCATGTATTTCTGGAAGGAGATGGAACATTCCTCTGTAACCGGACAAAACATCGCATCGAACCCCGACGGGTATTTATTACCCGGCCCCGGGAATTTCATTCTATTGTCCCCCAGGATGTCAAAAAACCGATTAGTTACTATGCCTTCTTGTTTGAAGGGGATCCTCAATCGCCCCATGACAAGCATGCCCTCAGTGTGTTAGGGAACCGAATACTCCGCAATCGGCCCTTTGTTGCCATTGAAGGGCGGGATCACTTTTTAGCAGAAGAGTTGTATCACCTTTCCCGTTCTTCCGACGAAAGTCGGAACCATGCGGCGGAATATCTATTATTGAGCCTTATCTATCGGTGGTTCGGAGAAAGTCCTGACACAGGGCAAGCCCATCTATCTACAAGCACCGTTTACATCGAAGGGGCCCTTAAGATTATGCAGCGGGAGATAAAACAAAAACTCAGTTCACGGGAAATAGCGGAACACCTGGGGATTTC of Treponema sp. J25 contains these proteins:
- a CDS encoding helix-turn-helix domain-containing protein, whose amino-acid sequence is MKLKDAVYVYRLVGGDRLAWHGRYHAHNRGEYEFHVFLEGDGTFLCNRTKHRIEPRRVFITRPREFHSIVPQDVKKPISYYAFLFEGDPQSPHDKHALSVLGNRILRNRPFVAIEGRDHFLAEELYHLSRSSDESRNHAAEYLLLSLIYRWFGESPDTGQAHLSTSTVYIEGALKIMQREIKQKLSSREIAEHLGISEEHFIRLFKQALGMSPFQYFTRLKIEAAAGYLLQTRLHIQDISETFGFENPFHFSRVFKKCTGLSPQEYRLTYTQTIGEKSS
- the xylB gene encoding xylulokinase; translation: MKTVCGIDLGTQSCKVVVYDYEQKRVVQKASAPLELIARNDGSREQEADWYDNALRQCFNQISPENRASIVALGVSGQQHGFVPLDGEGKPLYQVKLWCDTSTAKECEELTAAAGGEAALLKETGLLMLPGYTAPKIYWLKKHKPELYAKLRHVLLPHDYLNFLLTGNYVAEYGDASGTALFDVRNRRWSEKICALIDPHLIEYLPPLIESHAMAGTVSAEAAKKYGIPEGALVASGGGDNMMGAIGTGTVEDGFLTMSLGTSGTLYGYSDSPVVDPEGNLAAFCSSTGGWLPLLCTMNCTVASEEFRQLFGMNVREFDTVAAAAPIGAEGVVVLPFFNGERTPNLPNGRASLLGLTQANFRRENIARATLESAIFGMRIGLESFKKLQFKAREIRLIGGGAKSPLWRSIVANVMGLPVRVPESDEAAAMGAAIQALWCLERSAGLSTTIKDLCAAHVRVDGGLTVEPDPAQVQAYNEAYGQYSKYLAALAPLYR